The following proteins come from a genomic window of Anopheles ziemanni chromosome 3, idAnoZiCoDA_A2_x.2, whole genome shotgun sequence:
- the LOC131287991 gene encoding mitochondrial pyruvate carrier 1 has product MATLGRKFLNNLKSKEFRDYLMSTHFWGPVANWGIPIAAIGDLQKDPKIISGTMTTALCLYSCIFMRFAWKVQPRNLLLFACHITNFTVQSVQGGRFIEYHHLGGKERLQKAQAQQAV; this is encoded by the exons ATGGCAACATTAGGACGAAAGTTTTTGAACAACCTGAAGAGCAAGGAGTTCCGTGATTATTTGATGAGCACACATTTCTGGGGTCCGGTAGCCAACTGGGGAATTCCTATTGCTGCCATCGGCGATCTACAGAAAGATCCGAAGATTATCTCAGGCACGATGACAACCG CTCTATGCCTGTATTCGTGTATATTCATGCGCTTTGCATGGAAAGTTCAGCCGAGAAACTTGCTGCTCTTCGCTTGTCACATCACGAATTTCACCGTGCAAAGCGTACAAGGTGGCCGGTTCATTGAGTATCACCATCTGGGTGGTAAGGAGCGACTTCAGAAAGCACAGGCCCAACAAGCTGTCTAA